A genomic window from Cydia strobilella chromosome 26, ilCydStro3.1, whole genome shotgun sequence includes:
- the LOC134753327 gene encoding L-dopachrome tautomerase yellow-f2-like isoform X1, with protein sequence MHAAILLACAALAAYGAHAQVERRLGNFREVFAWKQMTFNINGQTLLRDRFGSDGLEEDSRQKRQTDEVIFNNHEEEPERHWNQNTGSSWNRPQRPNNLNPFTSRPNTNTRPTSTTSRPTSPNDEAGQFFIQYNNVPMGMEKVGNRLFIALPRRRHGIPTTLNYINLDRESNTRSPALSPYPDLRQGRRLTSVYRTRADQCGRLWMVDTGLMEIPDNPQQVQPPAIVVFDLATDTQILRYPFKSSDLPAANTPTGLASITVDVINGDCSNTFAYVPDLTTFGIIVFSLRERDSWRLQHNYFSFNPTAGNLNIAGHRFQWSDGIFSITLNDPDSAGCRTAYFHPLISTEEFSVNTCVLRNRTASSDSDYYQRYSVVGNRGENSQCTMHGYHSASNVIFFADIGRNAVSCWKTSNILNPGNVAVLAQDSTRMSYPSDLHVTEDEVWVMANTLPRFGYSRLDTNQYNFYIYRGNVNDLITGTVCDGRTPFAG encoded by the exons ATGCATGCGGCAATCTTGCTTGCGTGCGCGGCGCTCGCGGCGTACGGTGCGCACGCGCAGGTTGAACGCCGGCTCGGCAACTTCAGAGAAGTGTTCGCTTGGAAACAGATGACATTTAACATTAACGGACAGACAC TTCTCCGCGACCGTTTCGGCAGCGATGGTTTAGAAGAGGATAGCAGACAGAAGAGACAGACCGATGAGGTCATCTTCAACAACCACGAGGAAGAACCCGAGAGGCACTGGAACCAGA ATACAGGTTCATCTTGGAATCGGCCACAAAGACCAAACAACTTAAACCCATTCACTTCAA GGCCGAATACAAACACTAGACCAACATCTACAACTAGCAGACCGACTTCACCAAATG atgaaGCCGGTCAGTTCTTTATTCAGTACAACAACGTGCCAATGGGGATGGAGAAGGTTGGCAACAGACTCTTCATTGCCTTGCCTAGAAGGAGACATG GAATCCCAACGACACTGAACTACATAAACCTGGACCGGGAATCGAACACGCGCTCCCCCGCGCTGTCCCCCTATCCTGACCTAAGGCAAGGCCGGCGCCTGACCTCTGTTTATCGGACGCGCGCTGACCAGTGCGGGAGGCTATGGATGGTGGATACAGGACTCATGGAGATACCTG ATAATCCTCAGCAAGTTCAGCCTCCAGCGATCGTCGTATTCGATCTGGCCACAGACACCCAGATCCTCAGATACCCGTTCAAGAGTTCAGATCTGCCGGCAGCCAACACTCCTACTG GTCTTGCTTCAATCACAGTGGACGTTATAAACGGAGATTGTTCCAACACCTTCGCCTATGTGCCGGATCTGACCACGTTCGGCATTATCGTGTTCTCATTGCGAGAAAGAGACAGCTGGAGGCTACAGCACAACTATTTCAGCTTTAATCCTACTGCTGGGAATTTGAATATTGCTG GCCACCGGTTCCAATGGAGCGACGGCATCTTCAGCATCACCCTGAACGACCCTGACTCCGCCGGCTGCAGGACAGCTTACTTCCATCCCCTCATCAGCACCGAG GAGTTTTCAGTAAACACCTGTGTCTTGAGGAACAGAACAGCCAGCAGTGACAGCGACTATTACCAGAGGTATTCG GTGGTAGGCAACCGCGGCGAGAACTCCCAATGCACTATGCATGGCTACCACTCCGCCTCCAACGTGATCTTCTTTGCTGATATCGGTCGAAATGCTGTATCTTGCTGGAAGACCTCCAACATCCTGAACCCTGGGAACGTGGCTGTGCTGGCTCAGGACAGCACTAGGATGAGCTACCCTTCTG ATCTTCACGTGACAGAGGACGAAGTGTGGGTGATGGCGAACACTCTGCCCCGCTTCGGGTACTCGCGTCTCGACACCAACCAATACAACTTCTACATCTATAG GGGAAATGTGAATGACCTGATTACGGGAACAGTATGTGATGGACGCACCCCCTTCGCTGGttga
- the LOC134753327 gene encoding L-dopachrome tautomerase yellow-f2-like isoform X2 has product MHAAILLACAALAAYGAHAQVERRLGNFREVFAWKQMTFNINGQTLLRDRFGSDGLEEDSRQKRQTDEVIFNNHEEEPERHWNQRPNTNTRPTSTTSRPTSPNDEAGQFFIQYNNVPMGMEKVGNRLFIALPRRRHGIPTTLNYINLDRESNTRSPALSPYPDLRQGRRLTSVYRTRADQCGRLWMVDTGLMEIPDNPQQVQPPAIVVFDLATDTQILRYPFKSSDLPAANTPTGLASITVDVINGDCSNTFAYVPDLTTFGIIVFSLRERDSWRLQHNYFSFNPTAGNLNIAGHRFQWSDGIFSITLNDPDSAGCRTAYFHPLISTEEFSVNTCVLRNRTASSDSDYYQRYSVVGNRGENSQCTMHGYHSASNVIFFADIGRNAVSCWKTSNILNPGNVAVLAQDSTRMSYPSDLHVTEDEVWVMANTLPRFGYSRLDTNQYNFYIYRGNVNDLITGTVCDGRTPFAG; this is encoded by the exons ATGCATGCGGCAATCTTGCTTGCGTGCGCGGCGCTCGCGGCGTACGGTGCGCACGCGCAGGTTGAACGCCGGCTCGGCAACTTCAGAGAAGTGTTCGCTTGGAAACAGATGACATTTAACATTAACGGACAGACAC TTCTCCGCGACCGTTTCGGCAGCGATGGTTTAGAAGAGGATAGCAGACAGAAGAGACAGACCGATGAGGTCATCTTCAACAACCACGAGGAAGAACCCGAGAGGCACTGGAACCAGA GGCCGAATACAAACACTAGACCAACATCTACAACTAGCAGACCGACTTCACCAAATG atgaaGCCGGTCAGTTCTTTATTCAGTACAACAACGTGCCAATGGGGATGGAGAAGGTTGGCAACAGACTCTTCATTGCCTTGCCTAGAAGGAGACATG GAATCCCAACGACACTGAACTACATAAACCTGGACCGGGAATCGAACACGCGCTCCCCCGCGCTGTCCCCCTATCCTGACCTAAGGCAAGGCCGGCGCCTGACCTCTGTTTATCGGACGCGCGCTGACCAGTGCGGGAGGCTATGGATGGTGGATACAGGACTCATGGAGATACCTG ATAATCCTCAGCAAGTTCAGCCTCCAGCGATCGTCGTATTCGATCTGGCCACAGACACCCAGATCCTCAGATACCCGTTCAAGAGTTCAGATCTGCCGGCAGCCAACACTCCTACTG GTCTTGCTTCAATCACAGTGGACGTTATAAACGGAGATTGTTCCAACACCTTCGCCTATGTGCCGGATCTGACCACGTTCGGCATTATCGTGTTCTCATTGCGAGAAAGAGACAGCTGGAGGCTACAGCACAACTATTTCAGCTTTAATCCTACTGCTGGGAATTTGAATATTGCTG GCCACCGGTTCCAATGGAGCGACGGCATCTTCAGCATCACCCTGAACGACCCTGACTCCGCCGGCTGCAGGACAGCTTACTTCCATCCCCTCATCAGCACCGAG GAGTTTTCAGTAAACACCTGTGTCTTGAGGAACAGAACAGCCAGCAGTGACAGCGACTATTACCAGAGGTATTCG GTGGTAGGCAACCGCGGCGAGAACTCCCAATGCACTATGCATGGCTACCACTCCGCCTCCAACGTGATCTTCTTTGCTGATATCGGTCGAAATGCTGTATCTTGCTGGAAGACCTCCAACATCCTGAACCCTGGGAACGTGGCTGTGCTGGCTCAGGACAGCACTAGGATGAGCTACCCTTCTG ATCTTCACGTGACAGAGGACGAAGTGTGGGTGATGGCGAACACTCTGCCCCGCTTCGGGTACTCGCGTCTCGACACCAACCAATACAACTTCTACATCTATAG GGGAAATGTGAATGACCTGATTACGGGAACAGTATGTGATGGACGCACCCCCTTCGCTGGttga
- the LOC134753048 gene encoding alpha-(1,3)-fucosyltransferase 4-like codes for MVFRTFGRRDVKSDQWNSVTKPPLSVILTQGCLLPDFTKRKPYQRWIFWTDESPINTFSAGIKGLVTPSFSRLANAFNWSMSYRSDSDIPVPYGRTIPLLYPKLNDITDEELKELVPYWEQKQKDVLAAIVMSHCVEFRMRFVMQLQRFINVDMFGKCALVKNHTNKCPGRYTRDCPIISEYLFYIVIENTKCRQYISEKVFHHAYSKGAIPIIMGAPLIDCIKLLPPNSFMHMDNFASVKHLAKEIYAVSDNITKLLSYHAWRINFETVEEHGFLETRSLALCRICEALNYNSNARKVYSKEDIMLYLDPAVCCFRSP; via the exons atggtgttccggacctttgggaggcgtgacGTGAAGAGTGACCAATGGAACTCCGTTACTAagcctccgctgtccgtcaTTCTGACACAGGGCT GCCTCCTACCAGATTTTACGAAACGCAAGCCTTACCAACGCTGGATATTCTGGACGGACGAATCTCCGATCAACACATTCTCTGCTGGTATTAAAGGACTAGTTACACCCAGTTTTTCGCGTCTGGCTAATGCCTTTAACTGGTCTATGTCATACAG ATCCGACTCCGACATTCCAGTCCCATACGGCCGAACGATCCCTCTTCTGTACCCGAAACTAAACGACATAACTGACGAAGAGTTAAAAGAACTTGTCCCATATTGGGAACAAAAACAAAAGGACGTTTTAGCCGCAATCGTCATGTCGCACTGTGTCGAGTTTCGGATGAGATTCGTGATGCAGCTGCAGAGGTTTATTAATGTGGACATGTTTGGAAAATGCGCGCTTGTTAAGAATCATACGAATAA ATGCCCCGGCCGCTACACACGCGACTGCCCAATAATATCCGAATATCTATTCTACATCGTAATAGAAAACACAAAATGCCGCCAATACATATCCGAAAAGGTTTTCCACCACGCATACTCCAAAGGCGCCATACCTATCATTATGGGAGCACCTTTAATAGACTGTATTAAGCTTTTACCCCCTAACTCTTTTATGCATATGGATAACTTTGCTTCTGTTAAGCATTTAGCTAAAGAAATCTACGCTGTAAGTGATAATATAACTAAATTATTGTCTTATCACGcgtggagaattaattttgagaCTGTGGAAGAGCACGGTTTTCTGGAAACTAGATCTTTAGCTTTGTGTAGAATCTGTGAAGCtttaaattataatagtaaTGCTAGGAAAGTATATAGTAAAGAGGATATTATGTTGTATTTGGATCCAGCTGTATGTTGTTTCAGGAGTCCTTAG